One genomic window of Arachis hypogaea cultivar Tifrunner chromosome 8, arahy.Tifrunner.gnm2.J5K5, whole genome shotgun sequence includes the following:
- the LOC112705206 gene encoding AUGMIN subunit 5, which produces MLVFATKPSHSRRRKFQSPSFCWDALANYPTQQPWLHTTTKREPIPPITLELLLPFSVIDLTPSPPSISRRRRRNELRSHRRYRAALFHHRAATVSALKAPSRSSVPSSPGSPPFSVEQLCSIVARAISIPPVIPSYQLYGNGKIGVDVPPGGSQNQLLERQKAHVQQFLATEDALNKAAEAKDLSEKLMKRLYGGTDVPSRSIGIGSTSQNVGSLRQLELDVWAKEREVAGLKASLNTLTSEIQRLNKLCAERKEAEDSLKKKWKKIEEFDARRSELEIIYTALLNANKDAALFWGQQPLTAREYAASTMIPACAAVVETSNSAKDLIKKEVSTFCRCPDNSLYMLPSSPQDGAVLKFKQYREREEL; this is translated from the exons ATGTtggtgtttgctacg AAACCTTCTCATTCCCGCCGCCGAAAGTTTCAATCTCCATCGTTTTGCTGGGATGCCCTAGCCAATTACCCAACCCAGCAACCTTGGCTCCACACGACGACTAAACGCGAACCCATCCCTCCCATcaccctcgagctcctccttccttTCTCCGTCATCGATCTCACTCCCTCACCTCCGTCCATCTCCCGCCGCCGTCGCCGAAACGAGCTTCGAAGCCACCGTCGGTATCGTGCAGCTCTGTTCCACCATCGTGCAGCTACTGTTTCAGCTTTGAAAGCACCATCGCGCAGCTCGGTTCCATCGTCGCCGGGCTCGCCTCCTTTTTCCGTCGAGCAGCTCTGTTCTATCGTCGCCCGCGCTATCTCTATTCCACCTGTCATCCCTTCG TATCAACTTTATGGCAATGGAAAGATTGGAGTTGATGTGCCTCCAGGAGGAAGTCAAAATCAGCTTCTTGAGAGACAG AAAGCTCATGTTCAGCAATTTTTGGCTACCGAAGATGCATTAAACAAGGCTGCTGAGGCAAAGGACTTGTCCGAGAAACTTATGAAACGTCTGTATGGTGGCACTGATGTTCCATCACGCTCAATTGGTATTGGAAGCACGTCTCAGAATGTTGGAAGTCTTAGGCAACTTGAG CTTGATGTTTGGGCCAAGGAAAGAGAAGTTGCTGGTTTAAAGGCAAGCCTAAATACCCTGACGTCTGAAATACAACGCCTGAATAAGTTGTGCGCTGAGAGGAAGGAAGCTGAAGATTCTCTGAAAAAAAAGTGGAAAAAGATTGAAGAGTTCGATGCTCGAAGATCAGAACTTGAGATTATATATACAGCATTACTTAATGCAAATAAG GATGCTGCATTGTTTTGGGGTCAGCAACCATTAACTGCTAGGGAGTATGCTGCAAGCACTATGATTCCAGCATGTGCTGCTGTTGTTGAGACTTCAAATAGTGCAAAAGATCTTATCAAGAAGGAAGTGTCTACCTTTTGTCGGTGTCCTGATAATAGCCTCTACATGCTTCCTTCTTCCCCACAG GATGGAGCAGTTCTGAAATTCAAACAGTACAGGGAAAGGGAGGAGCTTTAA
- the LOC112706861 gene encoding protein RETICULATA-RELATED 1, chloroplastic, whose amino-acid sequence MAMAALSSPFALSNSHYYNNRNYTFKASYLKQRTTLLPVLHHRDRTFRIRCTSDTGAALLLNFEAVMKECNARGVQLPLDMVDAAKITGIRQLFLHRYFQLQDSNLVMSFLMKHIPMLRTRMLADPSFLFKLGTEVFIDILCTLVAEYLQRREDFWNEIHLVIGDIVVGIIPLVIVVTNLSPIARFGNYSYDSQGLLGGIQHTIASLPGSVFEAERPGCKFTLKQRIATYFIKGALQGIMAFLSALIGQGFLNVIMMNSKRHKPCLKKTAVLWGIFAAVSSNTRYQIINGLELLFEASVIGKNPNIAKFFSFIVRFINNIIGGMQFVEWAKWSGVH is encoded by the exons ATGGCAATGGCGGCACTTTCTTCACCCTTCGCTCTCTCCAACTCTCATTACTATAACAACAGGAACTACACATTCAAAGCCTCTTATTTGAAACAAAGAACTACATTACTCCCCGTTCTCCATCATCGTGATCGCACTTTCAGGATCCGATGCACCAGCGACACCGGCGCTGCATTGTTGTTGAATTTCGAAGCGGTTATGAAGGAATGCAATGCTCGTGGTGTCCAGCTTCCTCTGGATATGGTGGACGCCGCCAAGATCACCGGCATTCGCCAACTCTTCCTTCATCGTTACTTCCAACTACAG GATTCGAATCTGGTAATGTCGTTTCTTATGAAGCACATTCCTATGCTTAGAACCAGAATGTTAGCTGATCCTTCTTTTCTATTTAAACTTGGAACAGAG GTTTTTATAGACATCTTATGTACTTTGGTTGCGGAATATCTCCAAAGACGTGAGGATTTCTGGAATGAGATTCATCTGGTCATTGGTGATATTGTGGTTGGAATTATACCTCTGGTTATTGTGGTGACCAATTTATCACCCATAGCTAGATTTGGAAACTATTCTTATGACTCCCAAGGTTTGCTTGGAGGCATTCAGCATACTATTGCATCTCTTCCTGGCAG TGTATTCGAAGCTGAAAGGCCAGGATGTAAATTCACTCTGAAGCAGCGCATTGCCACATACTTCATCAAG GGTGCATTGCAAGGAATCATGGCCTTTTTAAGTGCTCTTATTGGTCAAGGATTTTTAAATGTTATAATGATGAATTCCAAAAG ACACAAGCCCTGTCTCAAGAAAACTGCTGTTCTTTGGG GGATCTTTGCAGCTGTGTCATCTAACACTCGTTATCAAATCATTAATGGATTGGAACTCCTTTTTGAAGCATCTGTTATTGGAAAAAACCCAAACATTGCAAAGTTCTTCTCTTTCATTGTGAGATTTATTAACAACATCATTGGTGGTATGCAGTTTGTAGAATGGGCCAAATGGAGTGGTGTACATTGA
- the LOC112706862 gene encoding AP-2 complex subunit alpha-1, whose amino-acid sequence MALSGMRGLSVFISDIRNCQNKEQERLRVDKELGNIRTRFKNEKALTPYEKKKYVWKMLYIYMLGYDVDFGHMEAVSLISAPKYPEKQVGYIVTSSLLNENHDFLRLAINTVRNDIIGRNETFQCLALTMVGNIGGREFAESLAPDVQKLLISSSCRPLVRKKAALCLLRLYRKNPDVVNVDGWADRMAQLLDERDLGVLTSSMSLLVALVSNNHEAYWNCLPKCVKILERLARNQDIPQEYTYYGIPSPWLQVKTMRALQYFPTVEDPNTRRSLFEVLQRILMGTDVVKNVNKNNASHAVLFEALALVMHLDAEKEMMTQCVSLLGKFISVREPNIRYLGLENMTRMLMVTDVQDIIKKHQAQIITSLKDPDISIRRRALDLLYGMCDISNAKDIVEELLQYLKTAEFAMREELSLKAAILAEKFAPDLSWYVDVILQLIDKAGDFVSDDIWFRVVQFVTNNEDLQPYAAAKAREYLDKPAIHETMVKVSAYILGEFGHLIARRPGCSPKELFNLIHEKLPTVSTSTVSILLSTYAKILMHSHPPDPELQNQIWSIFKKYESSIEVEIQQRAVEYYALSRKGEALMDILAEMPKFPERQSALIKKAEDTEVDTAEQSAIKLRAQQQAQTSNALVVQDQRPANGAPPLSVGQLNLVKMPSMSSNVDDYPADPRLSQENGALATVNSQPPPADILSDLLGPLAIEGPPSSSVHPQPSPTSELEGTAVESTAIVPAGVQANSVQPIGNISERFQALCVKDSGVLYEDPYIQIGVKAEWRAHHGHMVLFLGNKNTAPLVSVQAIMLPPTHLKMELSLVPETIPPRAQVQCPLEVINLRPSRDVSVLDFSYKFGNDMVNVKLRLPAVLNKFLQPISISAEEFFPQWRSLPGPPLKLQEVVRGVRPLPLIEMANLFNSFHVTVCPGLDPNPNNLVASTTFYSESTRAMLCLIRIETDPADRTQLRMTVASGDPTVTFELKEFIKEQLIIIPTATRVLTQPPPPTPPVVQPTSAPAAPTDPGALLAALL is encoded by the exons ATGGCGTTGTCGGGGATGAGAGGGCTTTCGGTTTTTATCAGCGACATCCGCAACTGCCAGAACAAGGAGCAGGAGCGCCTCCGCGTCGATAAGGAGCTCGGCAACATCCGAACCCGCTTCAAGAACGAGaag GCTTTGACTCCATATGAGAAAAAGAAATATGTTTGGAAAATGCTTTACATATACATGCTTGGCTATGATGTGGATTTTGGTCACATGGAAGCTGTTTCTCTCATATCTGCTCCAAAGTATCCCGAGAAGCAG GTTGGGTACATTGTAACATCAAGTTTGCTGAATGAAAATCATGACTTTCTCAGGTTGGCAATAAATACCGTTCGCAATGATATTATTGGCCGCAATGAAACCTTCCAGTGCCTAGCATTGACTATG GTTGGAAATATTGGTGGGAGAGAGTTCGCTGAGTCCTTAGCACCTGACGTGCAGAAGTTGTTG ATATCTAGTAGCTGCAGACCGCTTGTGAGAAAGAAAGCTGCATTGTGTTTGTTACGCTTATACAGGAAAAATCCTGATGTTGTCAATGTTGATGGATG GGCGGATCGGATGGCACAACTGTTGGATGAACGAGATCTTGGCGTTTTGACATCGTCTATGAGTCTTCTTGTTGCGTTAGTATCAAACAACCACGAGGCATATTGGAATTGTCTTCCCAAGTGCGTCAAAATTTTAGAGCGCCTTGCTAGGAACCAGGATATCCCACAAGAATACACTTATTATGGTATTCCATCTCCCTGGCTTCAG GTAAAAACAATGAGGGCTCTTCAATACTTTCCAACAGTTGAAGATCCAAATACCAGAAGATCATTGTTTGAG GTGTTACAAAGGATACTAATGGGCACTGATGTTGTAAAAAATGTGAacaaaaataatgcatcccatGCTGTTCTTTTTGAAGCCCTTGCTCTG GTGATGCACCTTGATGCTGAAAAGGAGATGATGACTCAATGTGTGTCTCTTCTTGGAAAATTTATTTCTGTCCGTGAACCAAACATTCGATATCTTGGCTTG GAGAATATGACCAGAATGTTGATGGTTACAGATGTGCAAGATATCATAAAAAAACATCAAGCTCAGATTATTACTTCTCTGAAGGATCCTGACATCAG TATTCGGAGGCGTGCTCTCGATTTGCTATATGGCATGTGTGATATTTCAAATGCAAAGGATATAGTTGAAGAACTACTACAG TATCTAAAAACAGCAGAGTTTGCAATGCGCGAGGAATTGTCACTTAAAGCAGCTATTCTTGCTGAGAAGTTTGCCCCAGATCTTTCATG GTACGTAGATGTGATCCTTCAGTTAATTGACAAGGCCGGTGATTTTGTTAGTGACGACATTTGGTTCCGTGTCGTACAGTTTGTTACAAACAATGAAGACCTACAG CCATATGCTGCAGCAAAAGCTCGAGAGTATCTTGACAAACCTGCCATACATGAAACAATGGTTAAG GTCAGCGCATATATACTTGGAGAGTTTGGGCACCTTATAGCTAGACGGCCTGGGTGCAGCCCAAAGGAATTGTTTAACCTTATACATGAGAAGCTTCCTACTGTATC GACTTCTACTGTTTCTATCCTTCTATCAACATATGCTAAAATTTTGATGCACAGTCACCCACCAGACCCTGAACTACAGAATCAGATTTGGTCAATATTTAAGAA ATATGAAAGTTCAATTGAGGTCGAAATACAGCAACGAGCTGTGGAATATTATGCGTTGAGTAGAAAAGGTGAAGCCTTAATGGACATTTTGGCTGAAATGCCTAAATTCCCTGAACGACAG TCTGCATTAATTAAAAAAGCGGAAGATACTGAGGTTGATACGGCAGAGCAAAGTGCCATAAAGTTGAGAGCCCAGCAGCAGGCTCAAACATCAAATGCTTTGGTTGTACAAGACCAACGTCCAGCTAATGGAGCTCCACCTCTGTCTGTTGGCCAACTTAATCTTGTAAAGATGCCCAGCATGAGCAGTAATGTG GATGATTATCCAGCAGATCCAAGATTATCACAGGAAAATGGGGCTTTGGCTACAGTAAATTCTCAACCTCCCCCTGCAGATATTCTTAGTGATCTCTTGGGTCCGTTGGCCATCGAAGGCCCCCCAAGTAGCAGTGTACATCCTCAACCAAGCCCAACTTCAGAATTGGAAGGAACTGCGGTTGAATCCACAGCAATAGTACCTGCAGGGGTGCAGGCCAATTCAGTGCAG CCAATTGGAAATATTTCTGAAAGATTTCAAGCTTTGTGCGTGAAGGATAGTGGTGTTCTATACGAGGATCCTTATATTCag ATTGGTGTTAAGGCAGAATGGAGAGCTCATCATGGGCATATGGTTCTTTTCTTGGGAAACAAGAATACTGCTCCCCTTGTCTCTGTTCAAGCTATAATGTTACCTCCCACCCATTTGAAGATGGAGCTCTCACTAGTACCGGAAACTATACCTCCCCGGGCACAG GTTCAATGCCCACTTGAAGTTATTAATCTCCGTCCAAGCAGAGATGTTTCTGTTCTCGACTTCTCCTACAAGTTTGGAAACGATATG GTCAACGTCAAACTTCGCCTTCCAGCTGTTCTGAATAAGTTTCTTCAGCCAATATCTATATCTGCTGAAGAGTTTTTCCCTCAATGGAGATCACTTCCTGGACCACCTTTGAAGCTTCAAGAAGTG GTCAGAGGTGTTAGACCACTTCCACTGATCGAGATGGCAAATTTATTCAATAGTTTCCATGTGACAGTTTGCCCAGGGCTT GATCCAAATCCAAACAATCTTGTTGCGAGCACTACATTCTACTCAGAAAGTACAAGGGCAATGCTCTGTCTA ATAAGAATCGAAACAGATCCTGCAGATAGAACCCAGCTGCGAATGACAGTTGCTTCCGGGGACCCTACAGTAACATTTGA GTTGAAGGAATTCATCAAGGAACAATTAATCATCATACCCACTGCAACACGAGTACTGACACAACCACCCCCTCCAACTCCTCCAGTGGTTCAACCCACCAGTGCTCCTGCCGCTCCAACAGATCCTGGGGCATTGCTGGCTGCTCTTCTATGA
- the LOC112706860 gene encoding DNA repair protein recA homolog 3, mitochondrial, translating into MMEIYGPEASGKTTLALHVISEAQEQGGYCVFVDAEHALNKALAESIGVNTENLLLSQPDCGEQALSLVDTLIRSGSVDVIVVDSPKPRADSWAS; encoded by the exons ATGATGGAAATATATGGTCCAGAGGCTTCTGGGAAAACAACTCTTGCTTTACATGTGATTTCAGAGGCACAGGAGCAAGGAG GCTACTGTGTATTTGTTGATGCTGAGCATGCTCTCAATAAGGCACTTGCAGAATCCATTGGTGTGAATACTGAAAACTTGTTGCTTTCACAACCAGATTGTGGTGAACAAGCACTTAGTCTTGTGGATACCTTAATCCGTAGTGGTTCAGTTGACGTAATTGTTGTTGACAGT CCTAAACCCCGTGCAGATTCCTGGGCAAGCTGA